The stretch of DNA CGAGATGCTGCCGGTGGCCAGGCCGCGGCCGACCCGCCAGCAGCCCTTGAGGTCGGCGGTGGCGGTGGCGACGATGTCCACGCTGCTGTTGGGGTCGTCGACCCAGTCGACCGGCACCTCGTGGATGCGCAGTCCGGCGCGTTCGGCCAGCACCAGCAGCTCGGTGTCGAAGAACCAGCCGGTGTCCTCGACCATCGGCAGCAGCCGTTCGGCGACGTCGGCCCGGATCGCCTTGAACCCGCACTGGGCGTCGCTGAAGCGCACCGAAAGCGTCCGGCGCAGGATCTGGTTGTAGGCGCGGGAGATGAACTCGCGCTTGGGCCCGCGCACCACCTGCGAGCCGCGGGCCAGCCGGGAGCCGATCGCGATGTCGGAGTGGCCCGAGATCAGCGGGGCGACCAGCGGCAGCAGCGCGCTGAGGTCGGTGGAGAGGTCGACGTCCATGTAGGCGAGCACGGGTGCGTCGGAGGCGGCCCAGACGCTGTTGAGAGCCCGGCCGCGGCCCTTGAGCGGGAGCCGGCGGACGCACACCGCCGGCAGTTCGCGGGCCAGCTGCTCGGCCACGACCGGGGTGCTGTCGGTGCTGGCGTTGTCGGCGATGGTGATGCGGAAGCCGTACGGGAACGCGCGGTCGAGGTAGGCGTGCAGGCGGTGCACGCTGGGGCCGAGGTCGCGTTCCTCGTTGTACACGGGAACCACGACGTCGAGCATGGGTGTTTCCAGCTCGGCGGGCAGCGGGTCACGGCGCGGCAGAGGCCGTGCCGTGACCGCCTGGGCCGGCGTCGAGGGTGCTGCGATGGTTGTGGACATGGAGCAACCGTCGCGGCCGGGTCTGAGAGCCTCCTGAGCCGCCGT from Streptomyces sp. 846.5 encodes:
- a CDS encoding dolichyl-phosphate beta-glucosyltransferase → MSTTIAAPSTPAQAVTARPLPRRDPLPAELETPMLDVVVPVYNEERDLGPSVHRLHAYLDRAFPYGFRITIADNASTDSTPVVAEQLARELPAVCVRRLPLKGRGRALNSVWAASDAPVLAYMDVDLSTDLSALLPLVAPLISGHSDIAIGSRLARGSQVVRGPKREFISRAYNQILRRTLSVRFSDAQCGFKAIRADVAERLLPMVEDTGWFFDTELLVLAERAGLRIHEVPVDWVDDPNSSVDIVATATADLKGCWRVGRGLATGSISLAELRRPEPEQPELPGVPHGLGGQLLRFGAVGVASTLLYLVLFSLMSTLMGAQPANAAALLLSAIANTAANRRHTFGVSGAGAGRQQAQGLVVFLLSLVLTSGSLALLHALSANPGHATELAVLVAANLAATLVRFVLLRTWVFRKHSSEQRNTA